The following are from one region of the Synechococcales cyanobacterium T60_A2020_003 genome:
- a CDS encoding pentapeptide repeat-containing protein produces the protein MNAQTVIAQYAQGNIDFDGQDLHQANFSNTDLIGINLTQTDLQGAQFLFSFLNRANFTHSTLIGADLSGANLSQAIFVRANLRDADLHGAMLCAADLRSADLTLADLIDANLIDADLRNADLSSANLTGACLRGANLREENRQYASKLCGAILWKADLRGANLAGANLAKVDLREANLAEASLRGADLRGADLTGANLRGAFLTDVDGTGAILRKANLTHAKMERAIFNDADLAGARLTGAILPDVKLCKAHLARANLAQAQLSRADLSRASLRQAILRSANLTDAYLARTDLTDADLCDAGLVRAELSSANLFGATLTGATMPDGTVRT, from the coding sequence ATGAATGCTCAAACCGTTATCGCCCAGTATGCTCAAGGAAATATCGACTTTGACGGGCAAGATTTGCACCAGGCCAACTTTTCCAACACAGACCTGATCGGGATCAACCTCACCCAGACTGATCTCCAAGGCGCTCAGTTCCTATTTTCATTTTTGAATCGGGCGAATTTTACCCACAGCACTTTAATAGGAGCCGATCTCAGCGGCGCAAACCTCAGTCAGGCGATTTTTGTGCGGGCGAACTTGCGGGATGCCGATTTGCATGGCGCAATGTTATGTGCTGCCGATCTGCGGAGTGCCGACCTAACCCTCGCAGATTTGATTGATGCTAATCTCATCGATGCCGATTTGCGCAATGCCGATCTCAGCAGTGCAAATTTGACCGGAGCCTGCCTGCGCGGGGCCAACCTGCGGGAGGAAAATCGTCAGTATGCGTCAAAGTTGTGTGGCGCAATTCTGTGGAAAGCCGATTTACGCGGCGCAAACTTAGCAGGTGCAAATTTAGCCAAAGTGGATCTACGAGAAGCAAACCTGGCTGAAGCATCCCTGCGGGGAGCGGATTTGCGCGGAGCGGATCTAACGGGCGCAAATCTACGCGGAGCATTTTTGACCGATGTAGACGGAACGGGCGCGATCCTGCGGAAGGCCAACCTAACCCATGCCAAGATGGAGCGAGCCATCTTCAACGATGCCGACCTGGCAGGGGCAAGGCTGACAGGCGCAATTCTGCCCGATGTCAAACTCTGTAAGGCGCATCTTGCCCGTGCCAATCTCGCTCAAGCCCAGTTGAGTCGGGCTGATCTGAGTCGGGCGAGTTTGCGGCAGGCTATTCTGAGGAGCGCAAATCTCACCGATGCCTACCTCGCTCGAACGGATCTCACCGATGCGGATCTGTGCGACGCGGGATTGGTTCGCGCTGAATTGAGTAGTGCCAACCTATTTGGTGCAACGCTGACTGGTGCTACGATGCCCGATGGAACGGTACGAACCTAA